AAAAAGCCTTGTCCCAGAACGAGTTTGAATTGCCTTGCCACGTCGAGCAGCGGAATCAGCCCGCCGGAATGGTCATAATGGCCATGACTCAGGACCACATAGTCGAGGGTTGTCAGGTCTTTGCATAAATAGTGGGCATTTTCAATGAAAGCTCCGCTCTGCCCGGTATCAAACAGAATGCGGCACTCCTCGGTCTCGATAAAAAACGCCAAGCCGTGTTCCGCCTTGAGGCCATGGTGCTCACCTGTACTGTTCTCAATCAGGGTGGTAATTTTGACCGCCATATCGACTCCTTAAGCTATCCGTACAAATGGATTTGAACGTCCTCCCATGCTTTGGTCAAATGGTTGCTCATCGCCTGTTCCGCACCCGGCCCGTCACCCGCATTGACGGCGGTGTAAATCTGCTCGTGTTCGGTTATTGTGCTGTTGACCCGCCCGGCGATATAGAGGCTGGAAATCCAGCCGTAGGGCAGGTTGGTGGTCATCGATTTCATCAGGACATAGAGGGTTTTGTTGTGGGACGCGAAGGCCAGCAGGCGGTGAAATTCCCGATCGCAGCGGATCAGCGGATTGATCTCCTGCTGCACTGCGTATTCGGCAAAGGAACGAATACATGCGCGAATTTTCTGCACATCATCAGTGCCGGCATGGCGGGCAGCCAGCGCGGCAATTTTCGGTTCGATGATCAGGCGAACTTCAAAATTA
This genomic window from Pelobacter seleniigenes DSM 18267 contains:
- a CDS encoding FadR/GntR family transcriptional regulator; its protein translation is MSEIRKIRLSESITDVVKKMIVREGFKPGDKFYSELVLAKKLGVSRSSLREALKILEVTGQVTIRQGKGIFVEDVNDQQFKSFAAWLKNNEQSIRDNFEVRLIIEPKIAALAARHAGTDDVQKIRACIRSFAEYAVQQEINPLIRCDREFHRLLAFASHNKTLYVLMKSMTTNLPYGWISSLYIAGRVNSTITEHEQIYTAVNAGDGPGAEQAMSNHLTKAWEDVQIHLYG